The following proteins come from a genomic window of Daphnia magna isolate NIES unplaced genomic scaffold, ASM2063170v1.1 Dm_contigs347, whole genome shotgun sequence:
- the LOC116935788 gene encoding uncharacterized protein LOC116935788 yields MAQWPISSSQKEERIDFSSKFREKPVTFWLSKVYVNEHRYKFDGKGVISSYVGTQRTNIPNSVSVVGCISQPNDDGCNLIRQVQTRIDSQQYISFLLEVMSSYPKVEPITVVHNKYPVYSSLKVTKWIGDNPRMSVLDSWPPASGDLMPIDSVFSEILTDFDEQEMRVHSEKALYEEIRTTFVSLTEKDGYVKSLISQIPIKLQTIVLKKGDSL; encoded by the exons ATGGCACAGTGGCCTATTTCTAGCTCACAGAAAGAGGAACGAATTGATTTTTCTTCAAAGTTTCGTGAAAAGCCAGTTACATTTTGGTTGTCAAAAGTTTACGTCAACGAACATCGCTACAA GTTTGATGGAAAAGGAGTAATATCTTCATATGTTGGTACTCAACGAACCAATATACCAAATAGTGTTTCCGTGGTTGGTTGCATCTCACAACCAAATGATGATGGATGCAATCTTATTCGTCAAGTTCAAACCAGGATTGACTCACAACAGTATATTAGTTTTCTCTTGGAGGTGATGTCATCATATCCAAAAGTGGAGCCCATTACAGTTGTTCACAATAA ATATCCAGTTTATAGCAGTCTCAAAGTAACTAAATGGATCGGAGATAATCCAAGAATGTCTGTTTTGGATAGCTGGCCACCAGCTAGTGGTGATTTGATGCCAATTGATTCAGTGTTCTCAGAAATTTTGACAGACTTCGACGAACAAGAAATGCGTGTACACAGTGAAAAAGCTCTTTATGAAGAAATCAGAACCACATTTGTGTCTTTAACTGAAAAAGATGGTTATGTAAAGTCTCTTATTTCCCAAATCCCAATTAAGTTGCAAACGATTGTTTTGAAGAAAGGTGATTCACTTTGA
- the LOC123466449 gene encoding MFS-type transporter clz9-like: protein MNNFYDQVDELYEKHKFDADSVFNTDETNNTTVVEPAKIIAQKGTHQVYQMTSQERGVNVTMLPFVNASGKLFGGVFVFPRKKVSEKMKNLPEGFIALAHSSGWMTEENFLIALKHFHSQVQSRPTKEKPILLFLDNHISHMGYSICIFAKENGIILQTLPPHTSHASQPLDRTTFGPFKSNLADSHSDWMREHPGQRISIYEIPLLSKPALQRAFTEKNIKKGFKATGLFPFNRNAIPDSMYAPSIVTDLPAPTEVNSRQNGLTICNAIQHLPISVNQTLRFEMPSSIAAQHTTVATQEPPKSHYLLTVSTAGQLTLSPISVSPVAQPQADGT from the exons ATGAACAACTTTTACGACCAG GTGGATGAGCTATATGAAAAACACAAGTTTGATGCAGATTCCGTTTTCAATACAGATGAGACTAATAACACAACTGTAGTTGAACCAGCAAAAATTATTGCACAAAAAGGCACTCACCAG GTTTATCAAATGACTTCTCAAGAAAGAGGTGTAAACGTGACAATGTTGCCCTTCGTAAATGCTTCTGGAAAGTTATTCGGTGGTGTTTTTGTATTCCCACGTAAGAAAGTGAgcgagaaaatgaaaaacttgcCAGAAGGCTTTATTGCATTAGCCCACTCTTCAGGATGGATGACAGAAGAAAACTTTTTGATCGCTCTGAAACATTTTCATTCCCAAGTTCAAAGTAGGCCTACTAAAGAAAAGCCTATATTGTTGTTCCTCGATAACCACATCAGCCATATGGGTTATTCCATTTGTATTTTCGCCAAAGAAAATGGCATAATTCTTCAAACATTGCCCCCTCACACTTCTCATGCTTCACAGCCATTGGACAGAACTACCTTTGGCCCATTTAAGTCCAATCTTGCAGATAGTCACTCGGATTGGATGAGGGAACATCCAGGTCAACGCATTTCAATTTATGAAATCCCTCTTCTTTCAAAACCTGCTCTGCAACGTGCATTTACTGAGAAAAATATCAAGAAAGGGTTCAAGGCAACAGGCTTATTCCCTTTTAATCGTAATGCCATTCCTGACAGCATGTATGCTCCTTCTATCGTAACTGATTTACCAG CGCCAACTGAGGTTAATTCTCGTCAAAATGGTTTAACTATCTGTAATGCTATCCAGCATCTTCCCATCTCAG TAAACCAAACATTGCGATTTGAGATGCCATCTTCTATAGCTGCCCAGCATACCACAGTGGCAACCCAAGAACCTCCAAAGAGTCATTATTTATTGACAGTTTCAACAGCTGGACAGTTGACGTTGAGTCCAATCAGCGTTTCCCCTGTTGCTCAGCCACAAGCAG ACGGAACATGA
- the LOC123468410 gene encoding uncharacterized protein LOC123468410, whose product MASTTASLPNQLSPQQLLTTPVKFREPHSFRPQDLLQLPQVAQNGPRNSNHNKRLGASRCLTSSPEIKRIREEHEEKERKLKAAENRKIAKATKAKAAEGKRKSNKVHSVEEDQYFETTPAVSNPQQGRKSTSRVLRYDKENVSSINLVEEEEDLPSEPRNSPVVPRRERITRAVKQNRMRNVCGR is encoded by the exons ATGGCTTCTACTACTGCAAGTTTGCCTAACCAGCTCAGCCCTCAACAGCTGCTAACTACTCCAGTAAAATTTCGCGAGCCTCACTCTTTTCGTCCACAGGATCTTCTGCAATTGCCACAAGTAGCACAAAATGGCCCAAGAAATTCCAATCATAATAAACGACTTGGGGCATCACGATGTTTGACCAGCTCTCCAGAAATAAAACGAATTCGAGAGGAACACGAAGAAAAGGAGCGGAAGCTAAAAGCAGCAGAGAATCGGAAGATAGCCAAAGCAACAAAAGCAAAAGCAGCtgaaggaaaaaggaaatcaaacaaagTACACAGTGTGGAAGAg GATCAATACTTCGAAACTACACCTGCAGTTTCGAATCCGCAACAGGGAAGGAAAAGTACCTCCAGAGTGCTACGGTACGATAAGGAAAATGTGTCATCAATCAATCtagtggaagaagaagaggaccTTCCCAGTGAACCACGTAATAGTCCAGTTGTCCCAAGAAGGGAAAGAATAACTCGAGCAGTAAAGCAAAATAGAATGCGTAATGTATGTGGTCGTTAA